A single window of Melospiza georgiana isolate bMelGeo1 chromosome 6, bMelGeo1.pri, whole genome shotgun sequence DNA harbors:
- the CTTN gene encoding src substrate cortactin isoform X2 translates to MWKATAGHTVTVSQDDGADDWETDPDFVNDVSEKEQRWGAKTVNGSGHQEHINIHQLRENVFQEHQNLKERELQTGPKASHGYGGKFGVEQDRMDKSAVGHEYQSKLSKHCSQVDSVKGFGGKFGVQTDRVDQSAVGFEYQGKTEKHPSQKDYSKGFGGKYGVDKDKVDKSAVGFEYQGKTEKHESQKDYVKGFGGKFGVQTDRQDKCALGWDHQEKVQLHESQKDYSKGFGGKYGVQKDRMDKNAATFEDIEKPSSTYQKTKPVEAVANKTSSIRANFENLAKEKEQEDRRKAEAERAQRMAREKQEQEEARRKLEEQAKAKKQTPPPSPVVQVAEQKAPSSPVYEDAVSYEAGSAYKSSSPSYPAAQEPEAGYKAAQPEYQEAVSQREAEYEPETVYEVAGAADHYQAEENTYDEYENELGITAIALYDYQAAGDDEISFDPDDIITNIEMIDDGWWRGVCKGRYGLFPANYVELRQ, encoded by the exons ATGTGGAAGGCTACTGCAGGCCACACCGTGACTGTCAGCCAGGATGATGGAGCTGATGACTGGGAGACAGATCCAGACTTTGTG AACGATGTGAGTGAGAAGGAGCAGCGCTGGGGAGCCAAAACCGTCAATGGGTCCGGCCACCAGGAGCACATCAA TATTCATCAGCTGAGGGAGAATGTATTCCAAGAGCACCAGAACCTCAAAGAGAGGGAGCTGCAAACAGGACCAAAAGCTTCCCATGGCTACGGGGGGAAGTTTGGCGTGGAACAGGATCGCATGGATAAA TCAGCTGTTGGACATGAATACCAATCCAAACTCTCTAAGCATTGCTCCCAAGTGGATTCAGTGAAAGGGTTTGGTGGCAAGTTTGGAGTACAAACCGACAGAGTTGACCAG tCAGCTGTTGGGTTTGAATATCAGGGCAAAACTGAGAAGCATCCCTCCCAAAAAG ATTATTCCAAGGGCTTTGGAGGTAAATACGGTGTTGACAAGGACAAAGTGGATAAAAGTGCTGTTGGCTTTGAATATCAAGGCAAAACGGAAAAACATGAATCACAGAAAG ATTATGTAAAGGGCTTTGGAGGCAAGTTTGGcgtgcagacagacagacaagaCAAGTGTGCCCTTGGCTGGGACCACCAGGAGAAGGTGCAGCTGCACGAGTCCCAGAAAG ATTATTCCAAAGGATTTGGAGGCAAGTATGGTGTCCAGAAGGATCGGATGGACAAG AATGCAGCAACTTTTGAAGATATTGAGAAACCATCATCAACTTATCAGAAGACCAAGCCAGTAGAAGCTG TTGCCAATAAGACAAGCAGCATCCGAGCTAACTTTGAGAACCTGGccaaggagaaggagcaggaggaccGAAGGAAGGCAGAGGCTGAGAGAGCCCAGAGAATGGCCAGggagaagcaggagcaggaggaggctcGGAGGAAACTGGAG GAGCAAGCCAAAGCCAAGAAGCAGACCCCACCACCCTCTCCTGTGGTGCAGGTGGCAGAGCAGAAGGCGCCCTCCAGCCCGGTCTATGAG GATGCAGTTTCCTACGAGGCAGGGTCAGCCTACAagagctccagcccctcctaccctgctgcccaggagccAGAGGCTGGCTACAAAGCGGCACAGCCCGAATACCAGGAGGCAGTGAGCCAGAGGGAGGCAGAGTACGAGCCTGAGACTGTCTATgaggtggcaggagcagcagaccACTACCAAGCAG AAGAAAACACGTATGATGAGTATGAAAATGAACTTGGGATCACAGCCATAGCCCTTTATGATTACCAAGCTG CGGGTGACGACGAGATCTCCTTCGACCCCGACGACATCATCACCAACATCGAGATGATCGACGACGGCTGGTGGCGCGGCGTCTGCAAGGGCCGCTACGGCCTCTTCCCCGCCAACTACGTGGAGCTCCGGCAGTAG
- the CTTN gene encoding src substrate cortactin isoform X1 yields MWKATAGHTVTVSQDDGADDWETDPDFVNDVSEKEQRWGAKTVNGSGHQEHINIHQLRENVFQEHQNLKERELQTGPKASHGYGGKFGVEQDRMDKSAVGHEYQSKLSKHCSQVDSVKGFGGKFGVQTDRVDQSAVGFEYQGKTEKHPSQKDYSSGFGGKYGVQADRVDKSAVGFDYQGKTEKHDSQKDYSKGFGGKYGVDKDKVDKSAVGFEYQGKTEKHESQKDYVKGFGGKFGVQTDRQDKCALGWDHQEKVQLHESQKDYSKGFGGKYGVQKDRMDKNAATFEDIEKPSSTYQKTKPVEAVANKTSSIRANFENLAKEKEQEDRRKAEAERAQRMAREKQEQEEARRKLEEQAKAKKQTPPPSPVVQVAEQKAPSSPVYEDAVSYEAGSAYKSSSPSYPAAQEPEAGYKAAQPEYQEAVSQREAEYEPETVYEVAGAADHYQAEENTYDEYENELGITAIALYDYQAAGDDEISFDPDDIITNIEMIDDGWWRGVCKGRYGLFPANYVELRQ; encoded by the exons ATGTGGAAGGCTACTGCAGGCCACACCGTGACTGTCAGCCAGGATGATGGAGCTGATGACTGGGAGACAGATCCAGACTTTGTG AACGATGTGAGTGAGAAGGAGCAGCGCTGGGGAGCCAAAACCGTCAATGGGTCCGGCCACCAGGAGCACATCAA TATTCATCAGCTGAGGGAGAATGTATTCCAAGAGCACCAGAACCTCAAAGAGAGGGAGCTGCAAACAGGACCAAAAGCTTCCCATGGCTACGGGGGGAAGTTTGGCGTGGAACAGGATCGCATGGATAAA TCAGCTGTTGGACATGAATACCAATCCAAACTCTCTAAGCATTGCTCCCAAGTGGATTCAGTGAAAGGGTTTGGTGGCAAGTTTGGAGTACAAACCGACAGAGTTGACCAG tCAGCTGTTGGGTTTGAATATCAGGGCAAAACTGAGAAGCATCCCTCCCAAAAAG ACTACTCAAGTGGTTTTGGTGGAAAATACGGAGTACAGGCTGACAGAGTGGACAAGAGTGCAGTGGGGTTTGATTACCAGGGGAAAACTGAGAAACACGACTCCCAGAAGG ATTATTCCAAGGGCTTTGGAGGTAAATACGGTGTTGACAAGGACAAAGTGGATAAAAGTGCTGTTGGCTTTGAATATCAAGGCAAAACGGAAAAACATGAATCACAGAAAG ATTATGTAAAGGGCTTTGGAGGCAAGTTTGGcgtgcagacagacagacaagaCAAGTGTGCCCTTGGCTGGGACCACCAGGAGAAGGTGCAGCTGCACGAGTCCCAGAAAG ATTATTCCAAAGGATTTGGAGGCAAGTATGGTGTCCAGAAGGATCGGATGGACAAG AATGCAGCAACTTTTGAAGATATTGAGAAACCATCATCAACTTATCAGAAGACCAAGCCAGTAGAAGCTG TTGCCAATAAGACAAGCAGCATCCGAGCTAACTTTGAGAACCTGGccaaggagaaggagcaggaggaccGAAGGAAGGCAGAGGCTGAGAGAGCCCAGAGAATGGCCAGggagaagcaggagcaggaggaggctcGGAGGAAACTGGAG GAGCAAGCCAAAGCCAAGAAGCAGACCCCACCACCCTCTCCTGTGGTGCAGGTGGCAGAGCAGAAGGCGCCCTCCAGCCCGGTCTATGAG GATGCAGTTTCCTACGAGGCAGGGTCAGCCTACAagagctccagcccctcctaccctgctgcccaggagccAGAGGCTGGCTACAAAGCGGCACAGCCCGAATACCAGGAGGCAGTGAGCCAGAGGGAGGCAGAGTACGAGCCTGAGACTGTCTATgaggtggcaggagcagcagaccACTACCAAGCAG AAGAAAACACGTATGATGAGTATGAAAATGAACTTGGGATCACAGCCATAGCCCTTTATGATTACCAAGCTG CGGGTGACGACGAGATCTCCTTCGACCCCGACGACATCATCACCAACATCGAGATGATCGACGACGGCTGGTGGCGCGGCGTCTGCAAGGGCCGCTACGGCCTCTTCCCCGCCAACTACGTGGAGCTCCGGCAGTAG
- the CTTN gene encoding src substrate cortactin isoform X3 translates to MWKATAGHTVTVSQDDGADDWETDPDFVNDVSEKEQRWGAKTVNGSGHQEHINIHQLRENVFQEHQNLKERELQTGPKASHGYGGKFGVEQDRMDKSAVGHEYQSKLSKHCSQVDSVKGFGGKFGVQTDRVDQSAVGFEYQGKTEKHPSQKDYSSGFGGKYGVQADRVDKSAVGFDYQGKTEKHDSQKDYSKGFGGKYGVDKDKVDKSAVGFEYQGKTEKHESQKDYVKGFGGKFGVQTDRQDKCALGWDHQEKVQLHESQKDYKSGFGGKFGVQTERQDPSAVGFDYKEKLAKHESQQDYSKGFGGKYGVQKDRMDKNAATFEDIEKPSSTYQKTKPVEAVANKTSSIRANFENLAKEKEQEDRRKAEAERAQRMAREKQEQEEARRKLEEQAKAKKQTPPPSPVVQVAEQKAPSSPVYEDAVSYEAGSAYKSSSPSYPAAQEPEAGYKAAQPEYQEAVSQREAEYEPETVYEVAGAADHYQAEENTYDEYENELGITAIALYDYQAAGDDEISFDPDDIITNIEMIDDGWWRGVCKGRYGLFPANYVELRQ, encoded by the exons ATGTGGAAGGCTACTGCAGGCCACACCGTGACTGTCAGCCAGGATGATGGAGCTGATGACTGGGAGACAGATCCAGACTTTGTG AACGATGTGAGTGAGAAGGAGCAGCGCTGGGGAGCCAAAACCGTCAATGGGTCCGGCCACCAGGAGCACATCAA TATTCATCAGCTGAGGGAGAATGTATTCCAAGAGCACCAGAACCTCAAAGAGAGGGAGCTGCAAACAGGACCAAAAGCTTCCCATGGCTACGGGGGGAAGTTTGGCGTGGAACAGGATCGCATGGATAAA TCAGCTGTTGGACATGAATACCAATCCAAACTCTCTAAGCATTGCTCCCAAGTGGATTCAGTGAAAGGGTTTGGTGGCAAGTTTGGAGTACAAACCGACAGAGTTGACCAG tCAGCTGTTGGGTTTGAATATCAGGGCAAAACTGAGAAGCATCCCTCCCAAAAAG ACTACTCAAGTGGTTTTGGTGGAAAATACGGAGTACAGGCTGACAGAGTGGACAAGAGTGCAGTGGGGTTTGATTACCAGGGGAAAACTGAGAAACACGACTCCCAGAAGG ATTATTCCAAGGGCTTTGGAGGTAAATACGGTGTTGACAAGGACAAAGTGGATAAAAGTGCTGTTGGCTTTGAATATCAAGGCAAAACGGAAAAACATGAATCACAGAAAG ATTATGTAAAGGGCTTTGGAGGCAAGTTTGGcgtgcagacagacagacaagaCAAGTGTGCCCTTGGCTGGGACCACCAGGAGAAGGTGCAGCTGCACGAGTCCCAGAAAG ACTATAAGAGTGGTTTCGGAGGGAAATTTGGTGTACAGACAGAAAGGCAGGACCCCTCTGCTGTGGGGTTTGATTACAAGGAGAAACTAGCCAAGCATGAATCTCAACAAG ATTATTCCAAAGGATTTGGAGGCAAGTATGGTGTCCAGAAGGATCGGATGGACAAG AATGCAGCAACTTTTGAAGATATTGAGAAACCATCATCAACTTATCAGAAGACCAAGCCAGTAGAAGCTG TTGCCAATAAGACAAGCAGCATCCGAGCTAACTTTGAGAACCTGGccaaggagaaggagcaggaggaccGAAGGAAGGCAGAGGCTGAGAGAGCCCAGAGAATGGCCAGggagaagcaggagcaggaggaggctcGGAGGAAACTGGAG GAGCAAGCCAAAGCCAAGAAGCAGACCCCACCACCCTCTCCTGTGGTGCAGGTGGCAGAGCAGAAGGCGCCCTCCAGCCCGGTCTATGAG GATGCAGTTTCCTACGAGGCAGGGTCAGCCTACAagagctccagcccctcctaccctgctgcccaggagccAGAGGCTGGCTACAAAGCGGCACAGCCCGAATACCAGGAGGCAGTGAGCCAGAGGGAGGCAGAGTACGAGCCTGAGACTGTCTATgaggtggcaggagcagcagaccACTACCAAGCAG AAGAAAACACGTATGATGAGTATGAAAATGAACTTGGGATCACAGCCATAGCCCTTTATGATTACCAAGCTG CGGGTGACGACGAGATCTCCTTCGACCCCGACGACATCATCACCAACATCGAGATGATCGACGACGGCTGGTGGCGCGGCGTCTGCAAGGGCCGCTACGGCCTCTTCCCCGCCAACTACGTGGAGCTCCGGCAGTAG
- the LOC131084947 gene encoding putative uncharacterized protein encoded by MAPKAPK5-AS1 → MVGAARRPRGRRRSRGQRAPPGGAERSPSRSHLEPGRGSGSSGEAEIAAAAAAASPGSTGGEPAPRRRRRRQRQSKRGGAEGQPGRELRARPGSARQSRGASRLRVLFFL, encoded by the coding sequence ATGGTCGGGGCGGCTCGCAGGCCGCGGGGGAGGCGGCGTTCCCGGGGGCAGCGCGCCCCTCCCGGCGGGGCGGAGCGGAGCCCGTCCCGCTCCCACCTGGAGCCGGGAAGAGGAAGTGGGAGCTCGGGAGAAGCGGaaattgcagcagcagcagccgccgccAGCCCGGGAAGCACCGGCGGGGAGCCAGcgccgaggaggaggaggcggcggcagAGGCAGAGTAAGCGCGGCGGGGCCGAAGGGCAGCCGGGCCGGGAGCTGCGGGCTCGGCCGGGCAGCGCAAGGCAGAGCCGGGGGGCGTCGCGGCTCCGTgtcctcttttttctttaa